The following proteins come from a genomic window of Gammaproteobacteria bacterium:
- a CDS encoding UbiX family flavin prenyltransferase — protein MNRFEKTISVAITGASGAAYAIRLLECLLGARVQVYLMISRPGQIVLGTETDIDLPGRPAGIQRLLGEQFGATGGQLRVFGQDEWTAPVASGSSAPDAMIVCPCTTGTLAAIATGVSRSLLERAADVVLKEGRRLVLVVRETPFSAIHLEHMLGLARLGAVILPANPGFYLHPETVSDLVDFVVARVLDQVGVPHGLSSRWGEVPGR, from the coding sequence ATGAATCGATTCGAGAAAACCATCTCTGTCGCCATCACGGGCGCCTCGGGCGCCGCCTACGCGATCCGTCTGCTCGAGTGTTTGCTCGGGGCGCGCGTGCAGGTGTATCTGATGATCTCCAGACCCGGGCAGATCGTCCTTGGCACCGAGACCGACATCGACCTCCCTGGACGACCGGCGGGAATACAGCGACTCCTGGGTGAGCAATTCGGCGCCACCGGGGGTCAACTCAGGGTTTTTGGACAGGATGAATGGACCGCGCCGGTGGCTAGCGGCTCCTCGGCCCCGGATGCGATGATTGTCTGTCCCTGCACCACTGGCACGCTGGCGGCGATCGCCACGGGGGTCAGCCGGAGCCTCCTGGAGCGGGCCGCCGATGTGGTGCTGAAGGAGGGGCGCCGACTGGTACTCGTGGTCCGGGAGACACCGTTCTCCGCGATTCATCTCGAGCATATGCTCGGACTGGCTCGCCTGGGGGCCGTCATCCTGCCGGCGAATCCGGGATTCTACCTTCACCCGGAGACGGTGTCCGATCTGGTCGACTTCGTGGTGGCGAGGGTGCTCGATCAGGTCGGCGTCCCGCACGGGTTGTCCTCGCGATGGGGGGAAGTGCCCGGCCGGTAG
- the trxA gene encoding thioredoxin: MAIVQFTKDNFNEHIENNTIVIIDFWAEWCGPCKSFAPIFEAVSENHTDVVFGKVDTEAERELAAAYQIRSIPTLMLLREQILLFSQPGMLSPAQLEDILGKAKALNMDEIREQIAEQERTNAEGKSA, from the coding sequence GTGGCAATTGTTCAGTTTACCAAAGACAATTTCAACGAACATATAGAAAACAATACCATCGTGATCATTGATTTCTGGGCGGAATGGTGCGGGCCCTGCAAGAGTTTCGCTCCGATCTTCGAGGCGGTTTCCGAGAATCACACCGACGTGGTCTTCGGCAAGGTGGATACCGAGGCCGAGCGTGAACTCGCGGCGGCCTACCAGATTCGTTCGATCCCCACCCTGATGTTACTGCGCGAGCAGATTCTCCTCTTCTCCCAGCCGGGTATGCTGTCTCCCGCGCAGCTCGAAGACATCCTCGGTAAGGCGAAGGCCCTGAACATGGACGAGATCAGGGAGCAGATTGCCGAGCAGGAACGCACGAACGCGGAAGGGAAATCCGCCTGA
- a CDS encoding heparinase II/III family protein, with the protein MQQIDWYLNRLRMMSPGEVLYRVRSNLQSKFRQICMKCAQGTKQPVIPERQDHWLSPGQYFNTDGYLSEAGSIMDGKMRLFAIDACNVGSQPSWNTDPLTGTSAPLTFGLSLDYRDERLVGNIKYLWELNRHYQMVRLAQAWHLTGSNEYLVGLRELLESWLDQCPYLKGPNWSNSLELGIRLINWSVTWQLIGGSSSVLFEGSEGRQFQSRWLKSIYQHADFISSRFSKYSSANNHLIGEAAGLFVAACTWPFWDEMDAWRDTAFEILTREAVAQNGPDGVNREQAVSYQQFVLDFLLVSAFAGEARGVEFPREYWRRIELMMDFIASIMDVSGNVPMIGDADDGYVVQLSKDPGFCPYRSLLATGAVLFNRPEFKMKAGELDDKTRWLLGEKAQGRYDSLSRSDEPLPVRRAFPDGGYYVMGSNFETDREIRIIIDSGELGYLSIAAHGHADALAFTMSVAGKEILVDPGTYSYHTLPRWRNYFRGTAAHNTVVVDGKNQSVIGGNFMWVKHASAACRKWEPGEKRDIFRGLHDGYKQLTDSVIHYRDMWLDKTDNRVRVEDRLTCKDRHTAERVWHFGEQCRISTRGSTILVENAGVRATFTPQEKDVECLLLSQSDSPPGGWVSRRFDVKAPAFTVVWKSKIKGTTRLGSTIELEFPDD; encoded by the coding sequence ATGCAACAGATCGACTGGTACCTGAACCGTCTCAGGATGATGTCGCCGGGCGAGGTGCTCTACCGTGTCAGGAGCAACTTGCAGAGCAAGTTTCGGCAGATTTGCATGAAGTGCGCTCAGGGCACCAAACAGCCGGTGATTCCTGAGCGCCAGGACCACTGGCTTTCCCCGGGGCAGTATTTTAACACCGACGGCTACCTGTCGGAAGCCGGCTCGATCATGGACGGCAAGATGCGATTGTTCGCCATCGATGCGTGCAACGTCGGATCGCAGCCGTCTTGGAATACGGACCCGTTGACGGGGACCTCCGCGCCACTGACCTTTGGTCTGAGTCTCGACTACCGCGATGAGAGGCTGGTCGGGAACATCAAGTACCTCTGGGAGCTGAACCGGCACTACCAGATGGTGCGTCTGGCGCAGGCCTGGCATTTGACGGGATCGAACGAGTACCTGGTCGGACTGCGGGAGCTATTGGAATCCTGGCTGGATCAGTGTCCGTATCTCAAGGGACCGAACTGGTCCAACTCCCTGGAACTCGGGATTCGGTTGATCAACTGGTCGGTGACATGGCAGCTGATCGGTGGATCCTCGTCGGTCCTTTTCGAGGGCAGCGAGGGGAGGCAATTCCAGTCCCGCTGGTTGAAGTCGATTTACCAGCATGCGGATTTCATCTCCAGTCGTTTCTCGAAGTACTCGTCCGCGAACAATCATCTGATTGGTGAGGCTGCGGGGTTGTTTGTTGCCGCATGCACGTGGCCTTTCTGGGACGAGATGGACGCCTGGCGGGATACGGCCTTTGAAATCCTCACCAGGGAGGCCGTTGCCCAGAACGGTCCGGATGGCGTGAATCGTGAGCAGGCGGTTTCCTATCAACAGTTCGTGCTGGATTTTCTGCTGGTATCCGCATTCGCCGGCGAGGCGCGTGGCGTAGAATTTCCCCGCGAGTACTGGCGCAGGATCGAGTTGATGATGGATTTCATCGCCTCGATCATGGACGTATCCGGGAACGTGCCCATGATCGGAGACGCGGACGATGGATACGTCGTCCAGCTTTCCAAGGACCCCGGGTTCTGTCCCTATCGTTCGCTGCTGGCCACGGGCGCGGTGTTGTTCAACCGACCCGAATTCAAGATGAAGGCCGGCGAGCTGGACGACAAGACGCGATGGCTGCTGGGTGAGAAGGCACAGGGCAGGTACGATTCGCTTTCACGCAGTGACGAGCCGTTGCCGGTCCGCAGGGCGTTTCCCGACGGCGGCTATTACGTGATGGGATCGAATTTCGAAACCGACCGGGAGATCCGGATCATCATTGACTCCGGAGAGCTTGGCTATCTCAGCATCGCGGCGCACGGTCATGCCGACGCCCTTGCCTTCACGATGTCGGTCGCGGGAAAGGAGATCCTGGTCGATCCTGGCACCTATTCCTATCACACGCTGCCACGCTGGAGAAACTATTTCCGGGGGACGGCTGCACACAATACGGTCGTGGTGGACGGCAAGAACCAGTCGGTCATCGGCGGAAACTTCATGTGGGTCAAACACGCCAGTGCGGCGTGCCGGAAGTGGGAGCCGGGAGAGAAACGCGACATATTTCGAGGCTTACACGACGGTTACAAACAATTGACCGATTCTGTGATTCACTACCGTGATATGTGGCTCGACAAGACGGACAATCGTGTCCGCGTCGAGGACAGGCTCACTTGCAAGGACCGGCATACGGCCGAGCGGGTCTGGCATTTCGGGGAGCAGTGTCGCATCAGTACCCGCGGTTCCACCATCCTTGTGGAAAATGCCGGCGTACGGGCTACTTTCACACCGCAGGAGAAGGACGTGGAGTGTCTCCTGCTGAGTCAAAGCGATTCTCCTCCGGGTGGCTGGGTATCGCGTCGATTTGATGTCAAAGCGCCTGCCTTTACCGTCGTATGGAAATCGAAGATCAAGGGCACAACCCGCCTGGGGAGCACAATCGAGCTGGAGTTCCCAGACGACTAG